The following coding sequences are from one Bacillus sp. (in: firmicutes) window:
- a CDS encoding DUF488 domain-containing protein has product MHIIKNNLQIKRIYEPPTTNDGLRVLIDRLWPRGIAKEKAKVDLWLKEIAPSPELRKWFSHNPERFSQFREHYLKELQEDPVHKEQVEILQQKMTERPVTLLYAAKDCVHNHAVILYEFLIDKK; this is encoded by the coding sequence ATGCATATTATAAAAAATAATCTTCAAATAAAGCGCATATATGAGCCGCCAACTACTAATGATGGCCTGCGCGTCTTAATTGACCGGTTATGGCCGCGGGGCATCGCAAAAGAAAAGGCAAAAGTCGACCTTTGGCTAAAAGAAATCGCCCCAAGTCCAGAGTTGCGAAAGTGGTTTTCCCATAACCCAGAGCGTTTCTCGCAATTCCGCGAACATTACTTAAAAGAATTACAGGAAGATCCAGTCCATAAAGAGCAAGTAGAAATATTACAGCAAAAAATGACTGAACGTCCTGTCACATTGTTATACGCAGCGAAAGATTGCGTACATAATCATGCGGTTATATTGTATGAGTTTTTAATTGATAAAAAGTAA
- the cls gene encoding cardiolipin synthase, translated as MTIILIFLLIFIAWLTIDFYFGRKNHLKNISKRNYPIRHGEWVLFTDGEKLYKNLFSDISNAKKHIHILFYIVKNDVVSQEFLKLLKEKAQEGVKVRLLLDRIGSRQISRKEIRSLRNSGVHFSFSNKPRFPYFFYSLNYRNHRKITVIDGTIGYFGGFNIGREYLGQDPYLGYWQDFHLKLVGDGVQDLQTEFLLDWEKATRENVLGHPAYFPKLPQGSLPLWFLPTDGAFIKDLLIELINKAKTEILIGTPYFIPGKEVLQAILEANRRGVNVTVLVPYKADHPFVKEATFPYFKDMLKAGCHIYHYTNGFYHGKLVLIDNELCDFGTANFDKRSFFINDELNCFIRDPIFIEKIRNEFLNDIFRQSEKFTLARFEKRPILQRGKELVSSLISDLL; from the coding sequence ATGACTATAATATTAATTTTTTTATTAATTTTTATAGCCTGGCTAACGATCGATTTTTATTTCGGTCGCAAAAACCATTTGAAAAACATATCAAAAAGAAACTATCCGATAAGACATGGAGAATGGGTGCTTTTTACAGATGGGGAAAAGCTTTATAAAAATTTGTTTTCCGATATTTCGAACGCAAAAAAACATATTCATATTTTGTTTTATATCGTTAAAAACGATGTGGTGAGCCAAGAATTTTTGAAGTTATTAAAAGAAAAGGCGCAAGAAGGTGTTAAAGTTCGTTTACTTTTAGACCGAATTGGCTCCCGTCAAATAAGTAGAAAAGAAATTCGTTCACTTCGAAATAGTGGCGTTCATTTTTCTTTTAGCAATAAACCTAGATTTCCTTACTTTTTTTATTCACTAAATTATCGTAATCATCGTAAAATCACGGTTATTGATGGAACGATTGGCTACTTCGGCGGCTTTAATATTGGCCGAGAGTATTTAGGACAAGACCCGTATCTTGGCTACTGGCAGGATTTTCATTTAAAGCTTGTTGGTGATGGTGTTCAAGATTTACAAACGGAGTTTTTGTTAGATTGGGAAAAAGCAACGAGGGAAAACGTGCTTGGTCATCCCGCTTACTTTCCGAAATTGCCGCAAGGCTCCTTGCCATTGTGGTTTCTTCCAACAGATGGTGCATTTATAAAAGATTTATTAATAGAGTTAATAAATAAGGCAAAGACTGAAATTTTAATCGGGACTCCTTATTTCATTCCTGGGAAGGAAGTTTTGCAAGCAATTTTGGAGGCAAACAGGCGTGGCGTTAATGTAACTGTCCTCGTACCATATAAAGCAGACCATCCTTTTGTAAAAGAGGCTACCTTTCCTTACTTTAAAGATATGTTAAAGGCTGGCTGTCATATTTATCACTATACGAATGGCTTCTATCATGGAAAGCTGGTTTTGATTGATAATGAACTTTGTGATTTTGGAACGGCTAATTTTGATAAGCGCAGCTTTTTTATTAATGATGAGCTTAACTGCTTTATTCGCGACCCTATTTTTATCGAGAAAATTCGCAATGAATTTTTAAATGATATTTTTCGCCAATCAGAAAAGTTTACGTTAGCTCGCTTTGAAAAGCGACCTATTTTACAGCGAGGCAAAGAACTCGTTTCCTCGTTAATTTCTGATTTGTTGTAG
- a CDS encoding 4Fe-4S dicluster domain-containing protein, whose translation MLLANWIAFLIITAYGIYLFSYLIKTRHEYIKLGKKVEFDRKYKERFNKIWVMVFGQKKLMKDKKSGIMHIMMFYGFLLVQFGAIDFIWKGLVPGSHLPLGPLYPGFTFFQEIVTLIILLAVLYAFYRRYIEKLSRLKRGLKAGIVLIFIGTLMLTVLLGNGMNLILQGYEASMSEPVASFIATIFAGFSKPIAVTVFYIAWWIHLVVLLTFLVYVPQSKHAHLIAGPLNVFFNRLDKPGKLRTINFEDETQESFGVGKIEDFTQHQMIDFYACVECGRCTSMCPATATGKLLSPMDLIIKMRDHLTEKGAAITSRAPWVPTFAFANTVGNQLAMQRAGAGKGVEESAAALAGYDRNLIGDVITEEEIWACTTCRNCEDQCPVMNEHVEKIIDLRRYLVLTEGKVDSDAQRAMQNIERQGNPWGISRKERENWRDLRDDVVVKTVKEMQKEGAGFEYLFWVGSMGSYDNRSQKIALSFAKLMNEAGVSFAILGNKEKNSGDTPRRLGNEFLFQELAGGNIAEIEKSGAKKIVTIDPHAYNTLKNEYSDFGFEAEVYHHTEVLARLVKEGRLQPIYAVDESITFHDSCYLGRYNEIYDDPREILNAIPGVKLVEMERSRDSGMCCGAGGGLMWMEEHVGDRINVTRTEQALRTGSTVISSGCPYCLTMLSDGTKAKEVEDKVKTYDVAELLEMSIYRKEEETK comes from the coding sequence ATGCTGTTAGCTAACTGGATTGCGTTCCTAATCATAACCGCTTACGGCATCTATTTATTTTCTTATCTAATTAAAACAAGACATGAGTACATCAAATTAGGTAAAAAAGTAGAATTTGACCGTAAGTATAAGGAACGTTTCAACAAAATTTGGGTTATGGTATTCGGACAAAAGAAGCTTATGAAAGATAAGAAAAGTGGCATTATGCATATTATGATGTTTTACGGCTTCCTGCTTGTCCAATTTGGTGCAATTGATTTCATTTGGAAAGGTTTAGTGCCAGGCTCACACCTGCCGCTAGGGCCATTGTATCCTGGCTTCACATTTTTCCAAGAAATCGTTACATTAATAATTTTGCTTGCGGTGCTGTATGCCTTTTACCGCCGTTATATTGAAAAACTTTCCAGACTAAAACGCGGCTTAAAAGCGGGTATAGTACTTATTTTTATCGGTACATTAATGTTGACTGTTTTACTTGGAAATGGAATGAACCTCATTTTGCAAGGGTATGAAGCATCAATGAGCGAACCTGTTGCATCATTCATTGCAACGATTTTTGCTGGCTTTAGTAAGCCAATTGCAGTTACCGTATTTTATATCGCATGGTGGATTCATTTAGTAGTGTTGCTTACTTTCCTTGTTTACGTGCCACAATCGAAGCATGCTCATTTAATTGCTGGACCGTTAAATGTCTTTTTTAACCGATTAGACAAGCCCGGCAAGCTCAGAACTATTAATTTTGAAGATGAAACACAAGAATCTTTTGGCGTTGGAAAAATAGAAGACTTCACACAGCATCAAATGATTGACTTTTATGCTTGTGTGGAATGTGGGCGTTGTACAAGCATGTGTCCAGCAACAGCTACAGGAAAACTGTTATCACCGATGGATTTAATAATCAAAATGCGCGACCATTTAACTGAAAAAGGGGCGGCGATTACTTCAAGGGCACCATGGGTACCAACGTTTGCCTTTGCCAACACGGTTGGTAATCAGCTAGCAATGCAAAGAGCCGGGGCTGGCAAGGGTGTGGAGGAATCGGCAGCAGCACTGGCGGGTTATGATCGAAATTTAATCGGTGATGTCATTACTGAAGAAGAAATTTGGGCCTGTACAACCTGCCGCAACTGTGAGGACCAATGTCCAGTCATGAATGAACATGTTGAAAAAATTATTGACCTGCGCCGTTATCTTGTTTTAACAGAAGGAAAAGTAGATTCAGATGCCCAGCGTGCAATGCAGAACATTGAACGCCAAGGTAATCCTTGGGGCATTAGCCGCAAGGAGCGCGAAAACTGGCGCGACCTCCGTGATGATGTTGTAGTAAAAACGGTAAAAGAAATGCAAAAAGAGGGCGCTGGGTTTGAATATTTATTCTGGGTAGGTTCGATGGGCTCCTATGATAATCGCAGTCAAAAAATCGCGCTGTCATTTGCAAAATTAATGAATGAAGCAGGCGTATCGTTTGCGATTTTAGGAAATAAAGAAAAGAACTCTGGTGATACGCCGCGCCGCCTTGGAAATGAATTTTTATTCCAAGAGCTAGCAGGCGGTAATATTGCCGAAATTGAAAAAAGCGGTGCAAAGAAAATCGTTACGATTGACCCGCATGCCTATAATACATTGAAAAATGAATATAGTGATTTCGGATTTGAAGCGGAAGTGTATCATCATACAGAAGTTTTAGCGCGGCTAGTGAAGGAAGGCCGCTTGCAGCCAATATATGCGGTCGATGAATCGATAACGTTCCATGATTCATGTTATCTTGGCCGTTATAACGAAATTTACGATGACCCGCGCGAAATTTTAAACGCGATTCCTGGTGTGAAGCTTGTTGAAATGGAGCGCAGCCGTGATTCAGGAATGTGCTGTGGTGCCGGCGGTGGGTTAATGTGGATGGAAGAGCATGTTGGCGACCGCATTAATGTGACGCGGACAGAGCAAGCGCTTCGAACGGGTTCAACGGTTATTTCCAGCGGCTGTCCATATTGCTTAACAATGTTAAGCGATGGCACAAAAGCGAAGGAAGTTGAAGACAAAGTGAAAACGTATGATGTTGCAGAATTGCTTGAAATGTCTATTTATCGTAAGGAGGAGGAAACGAAATGA
- a CDS encoding acetyl-CoA C-acetyltransferase yields MTRTVIISGARTPFGKIGGGLSSLTAAQLGGIAIKAALKRANIDGAQVDEVIMGTVLQGGQGQIPSRQAAREAGIPWEIQTETINKVCASGMRSVTLADQIIRLGDQEVIVAGGMESMSNAPYFMPSARFGARMGDTKMIDLMVHDGLTCSFKKVHMGTYGNSTAEEFGLTRQEQDEWALRSHKRAIAAIEAGRFKDEIIQVEVPQRKGAPVVIDTDEGPRQDTSLEKLSKLPPAFGPEGTITAGNAPGVNDGAAALLLMSEERAQREGKAILATIVGHAAIAVEAHRFPETPGIVINELLRKTGKSLNDIALFEINEAFAAVALTSGKIAGLDPEKVNVNGGAVALGHPIGASGTRIILTLIHELKRRGGGLGIAAICSGGGQGDAIMVEVNYQN; encoded by the coding sequence ATGACAAGAACTGTTATTATAAGTGGAGCAAGAACACCCTTTGGAAAAATTGGTGGTGGTCTAAGCTCATTAACAGCGGCACAATTAGGCGGCATCGCCATTAAGGCCGCATTGAAACGAGCTAATATCGACGGCGCCCAAGTTGATGAAGTAATCATGGGGACCGTTTTACAGGGAGGGCAAGGACAAATTCCTTCCCGACAGGCGGCTCGCGAGGCAGGTATTCCTTGGGAAATACAGACAGAAACAATCAACAAAGTGTGTGCTTCTGGAATGCGAAGCGTAACGTTAGCTGATCAAATCATTCGCCTTGGTGATCAAGAAGTGATTGTAGCCGGCGGGATGGAATCGATGAGCAATGCCCCTTACTTCATGCCATCAGCCCGCTTTGGAGCACGGATGGGTGATACAAAAATGATTGATCTTATGGTCCATGATGGTTTGACCTGTTCCTTTAAAAAAGTCCATATGGGTACATATGGAAATAGTACGGCTGAAGAATTTGGTTTAACGAGGCAAGAGCAGGATGAATGGGCATTGCGTAGTCATAAGCGGGCCATTGCGGCGATTGAAGCAGGAAGGTTTAAAGATGAAATAATCCAAGTTGAAGTGCCGCAGCGTAAAGGTGCCCCGGTTGTAATCGACACTGATGAAGGTCCGCGCCAAGATACATCGCTTGAAAAACTAAGCAAATTACCTCCAGCGTTCGGCCCTGAAGGCACGATTACAGCCGGAAATGCGCCAGGTGTTAACGATGGCGCAGCTGCGTTACTATTAATGTCCGAAGAACGAGCCCAAAGAGAAGGAAAAGCAATATTGGCCACAATCGTTGGCCATGCAGCAATTGCCGTTGAGGCCCATCGTTTTCCGGAAACGCCAGGCATCGTCATCAATGAACTATTGAGGAAAACAGGCAAATCATTAAATGACATCGCTTTATTTGAAATCAATGAAGCATTTGCCGCAGTTGCTTTAACGAGCGGAAAAATAGCCGGGCTTGACCCTGAAAAAGTCAATGTTAACGGCGGTGCTGTAGCTTTAGGACATCCAATTGGAGCCAGCGGTACACGGATTATTTTGACATTAATTCATGAATTGAAACGGCGCGGCGGCGGACTTGGCATTGCCGCAATCTGCAGCGGTGGCGGTCAAGGCGACGCCATCATGGTTGAGGTGAACTACCAAAACTAA
- a CDS encoding 3-hydroxybutyryl-CoA dehydrogenase gives MSIQKVMVIGAGQMGSGIAQVCAMAGFDVILQDVKQDFLARGIGIISKNLQRQVDKGRMTAAEKEAISTRIETSIDIKSASKVDIVIEAATENMEIKSGIFKQLAEIAPAHAILATNTSSLPITEIAAVTNRPEKVIGMHFMNPVPVMKLVEIIRGLATADEVYAAIEDMTKKLNKVPVEVNDFPGFVSNRVLMPMINEAIYTVYEGVATPEAVDEVMKLGMNHPMGPLTLADFIGLDTCLYIMEVLHEGFGDDKYRPCPLLRKYVKAGWLGKKSGRGFYKYE, from the coding sequence ATGAGCATTCAAAAGGTAATGGTAATTGGAGCAGGACAAATGGGCTCTGGTATTGCCCAAGTTTGTGCAATGGCAGGCTTCGATGTTATTTTACAAGATGTGAAACAAGACTTTTTAGCGCGCGGCATTGGCATCATCAGCAAAAACCTTCAGCGCCAGGTTGATAAAGGGCGCATGACCGCAGCAGAAAAGGAAGCGATTAGCACCCGTATCGAAACATCAATAGATATCAAGTCTGCTAGTAAAGTAGATATCGTCATTGAAGCAGCGACAGAAAACATGGAAATTAAAAGCGGTATATTCAAGCAATTAGCCGAAATTGCACCAGCGCATGCGATTTTAGCAACGAATACATCTTCGCTGCCAATTACGGAAATTGCCGCCGTCACAAACCGTCCGGAAAAAGTCATTGGCATGCATTTTATGAATCCAGTTCCAGTTATGAAGCTCGTTGAGATTATTCGTGGTTTAGCAACTGCTGACGAAGTGTACGCTGCGATTGAAGACATGACAAAAAAGTTAAACAAAGTGCCAGTTGAAGTGAATGATTTCCCTGGCTTCGTTTCCAACCGCGTGTTAATGCCAATGATTAACGAAGCGATTTACACCGTTTATGAGGGAGTGGCAACACCTGAAGCCGTTGATGAGGTTATGAAGCTAGGCATGAACCATCCAATGGGCCCGTTAACTTTAGCTGACTTTATCGGTCTTGATACTTGCCTTTACATTATGGAAGTCCTTCATGAAGGCTTTGGCGATGACAAATATCGACCATGCCCATTACTGCGAAAATATGTAAAAGCAGGCTGGCTAGGCAAAAAATCAGGCCGTGGCTTTTACAAATATGAGTAA
- a CDS encoding acyl-CoA dehydrogenase yields the protein MKLTFTEEQEMMRKMVRDFAQTEIAPFVERMEEHDEFPREILNKMAGLGLMGITIPEKYGGAGMDYISYIIAINEISKVSATVGVILSVHTSVGTNPIVYFGTEAQRGKYIPKLATGEYLGAFALTEPNAGSDAAALKTRAKRNGDFYVLNGSKIFITNGGEADTYIVFAITNHEKGTKGISAFIVEKDTPGLIIGKNERKMGLHGSKTVQLTFEDCQVPAENLLGVEGEGLKVAMSNLEYGRIGIAAQALGIAEAALEAAVRYAKDRKQFDKPIALQQGIGFKLADMATAVEAAKLLVYRAAYLKGSGLPCVQEAPMAKLFASKTAMEVATEAIQVFGGYGYTKEYPVERYFRDAKICEIYEGTSEIQRIVINRNLLTD from the coding sequence ATGAAACTAACATTTACAGAAGAACAAGAAATGATGCGAAAAATGGTCCGTGATTTTGCCCAAACAGAAATTGCTCCATTTGTTGAACGAATGGAAGAGCATGACGAGTTTCCGCGCGAAATTCTTAACAAAATGGCAGGGCTGGGCTTAATGGGGATTACGATTCCGGAAAAATACGGCGGCGCTGGCATGGATTATATTTCATATATTATAGCGATTAACGAGATTTCAAAAGTGAGCGCAACAGTGGGGGTCATTTTATCTGTTCACACATCCGTTGGCACAAACCCAATCGTTTATTTTGGAACGGAAGCGCAAAGGGGGAAATATATTCCAAAGCTTGCGACCGGTGAGTACTTAGGGGCATTTGCATTAACAGAGCCAAACGCTGGGTCAGATGCAGCCGCTTTAAAAACACGTGCAAAAAGAAATGGCGATTTTTATGTTTTAAATGGATCGAAAATTTTCATTACAAACGGCGGGGAAGCCGATACGTATATCGTTTTTGCGATTACTAACCATGAAAAAGGAACAAAAGGGATTTCGGCGTTCATTGTCGAAAAAGATACACCAGGTTTAATTATCGGAAAAAATGAACGTAAAATGGGCCTCCACGGTTCTAAAACTGTGCAGTTAACATTTGAGGACTGCCAGGTTCCTGCTGAAAATTTACTAGGTGTGGAAGGCGAAGGTCTTAAAGTAGCGATGAGTAATCTCGAATATGGACGCATCGGCATTGCCGCGCAGGCGTTAGGGATTGCAGAAGCAGCTTTAGAAGCAGCTGTTCGTTATGCAAAAGACCGCAAGCAATTTGACAAGCCAATCGCGCTCCAGCAAGGAATCGGTTTTAAGCTGGCGGATATGGCCACGGCGGTTGAAGCTGCAAAGCTATTAGTCTATCGCGCCGCCTATTTAAAAGGAAGTGGCCTACCGTGCGTGCAGGAGGCACCAATGGCGAAGCTGTTTGCCTCAAAAACAGCGATGGAAGTAGCCACAGAAGCAATTCAAGTGTTTGGCGGCTACGGCTATACAAAAGAATATCCCGTGGAACGTTACTTCCGTGATGCGAAAATCTGTGAAATTTACGAGGGTACAAGTGAAATACAGCGCATCGTAATCAATCGAAATTTGCTTACAGATTGA
- a CDS encoding acyl-CoA dehydrogenase — MNFQLSEEHEMLRKMIRDFANEVVAPTAAERDEEARFDREIFEQMAELGLTGIPWPEEYGGSGFDYLAYVIAVEELSRVCASTGVTLSAHVSLAGWPIYKFGSEEQKQKYLRPMAEGKKIGAYGLTEPGAGSDAGGMKTIARLVGDEYILNGSKIFITNGGIADTYVVFALTDPEQKTKGVSAFIIEKDFPGFSVGKKENKLGIRSSPTTEIIFEDCRVPKENLLGNEGEGFKIAMMTLDGGRNGIAAQAVGIAQGALDAAVAYAKERKQFGKPIALQQGIGFKLADMATAIEASRLLTYQAAWKESAGLPYGQASAMAKLMAGDTAMKVTTEAVQVFGGYGYTKEYPVERYMRDAKITQIYEGTQEIQRLVISRMLITD, encoded by the coding sequence ATGAACTTCCAATTATCTGAAGAACATGAAATGCTCCGAAAAATGATCCGTGACTTTGCAAATGAGGTGGTAGCTCCAACGGCTGCGGAACGTGATGAGGAAGCACGATTTGACCGCGAAATTTTTGAGCAAATGGCTGAGCTTGGTTTAACAGGGATTCCATGGCCGGAAGAATACGGCGGCAGCGGCTTTGATTATTTAGCCTACGTCATTGCTGTTGAAGAGCTTTCCCGCGTCTGCGCATCAACAGGTGTAACATTGTCAGCGCATGTTTCATTAGCAGGCTGGCCAATTTACAAATTCGGCTCTGAGGAGCAAAAACAAAAATATTTGCGTCCAATGGCAGAAGGAAAAAAAATCGGTGCCTACGGTTTAACAGAACCAGGTGCAGGCTCGGATGCAGGCGGTATGAAAACGATTGCAAGGCTTGTTGGAGACGAGTATATTTTAAATGGCTCAAAAATCTTTATCACAAATGGCGGTATTGCCGATACTTATGTTGTATTTGCTCTAACTGATCCAGAGCAAAAGACAAAAGGAGTAAGTGCCTTTATCATTGAGAAAGACTTCCCAGGCTTTTCTGTCGGTAAAAAAGAAAATAAATTAGGGATTCGCTCATCGCCAACAACAGAAATCATCTTTGAAGATTGCCGTGTACCGAAAGAAAACCTACTTGGCAATGAAGGCGAAGGTTTTAAAATTGCGATGATGACGCTTGACGGTGGGCGCAACGGTATTGCTGCCCAAGCTGTTGGAATTGCTCAAGGTGCTTTAGATGCCGCGGTAGCTTATGCAAAAGAGCGAAAGCAGTTTGGTAAGCCAATTGCCCTCCAGCAAGGCATCGGCTTCAAGCTTGCGGACATGGCAACAGCGATTGAAGCCTCAAGACTATTAACCTACCAAGCTGCATGGAAAGAGTCAGCCGGTTTGCCATACGGTCAAGCATCAGCAATGGCGAAGCTAATGGCTGGGGATACGGCAATGAAGGTAACAACAGAGGCTGTTCAAGTTTTCGGGGGCTATGGCTATACGAAGGAATATCCAGTTGAACGCTATATGCGTGATGCCAAAATCACGCAAATTTATGAAGGCACACAAGAAATTCAACGCCTTGTGATCTCAAGGATGTTGATAACGGATTAA
- a CDS encoding TetR/AcrR family transcriptional regulator has product MTKREVPASVKDEKLIQKRRDQMIKGAVKLFIKKGFHRSTTREIAKASGFSIGTLYEYIRKKEDVLYLVCDSIYDQVQERLQQVIDTDKGNIESLRDAVTAYFKVMDEMQDEVLVMYQEAKSLTKDALPYVLKKELEMVGMFQSVIEGCVRNGELNLEDQEIKLIAHNIFVQGQMWAFRRWILRKLYTLEEYTELQIRQLLCGVTAK; this is encoded by the coding sequence ATGACGAAACGAGAAGTGCCGGCTTCAGTTAAAGACGAGAAGCTTATTCAAAAAAGACGAGACCAAATGATTAAGGGAGCAGTAAAGCTTTTTATTAAAAAAGGCTTTCACCGTAGTACAACTAGAGAAATTGCCAAAGCCTCTGGTTTCAGTATCGGCACGCTCTATGAATATATTCGCAAAAAAGAAGATGTTCTTTATTTAGTTTGTGACTCCATCTATGACCAAGTGCAAGAACGACTACAGCAAGTTATCGATACAGATAAAGGCAATATTGAAAGTTTGCGTGATGCAGTTACAGCTTATTTTAAAGTAATGGATGAAATGCAGGATGAAGTGCTCGTAATGTACCAAGAGGCCAAATCATTAACAAAGGATGCCCTTCCATATGTGTTGAAAAAAGAACTTGAAATGGTTGGCATGTTTCAAAGTGTAATAGAAGGCTGTGTTCGTAATGGTGAACTAAATTTAGAGGATCAGGAAATTAAGCTCATTGCCCATAATATATTTGTTCAAGGCCAAATGTGGGCTTTTCGCCGCTGGATTTTGCGGAAGCTATATACGCTCGAGGAGTATACAGAACTGCAAATAAGGCAGCTACTGTGTGGGGTCACGGCTAAATAA